One Thermoanaerobaculum aquaticum genomic window, CAAGGTGGTGCATCGTTGATCCAGCTTGGTTCGGTGAAACGGCTGCGGTGGAAGCGAACAGCCAACGTAGGCGTGAGGAGTTCCACCGTGTCGCCAAGACTAAAAAGAGATTTGAATCCGACGCCCCGGAATCCAATAGTGTGCAGCGTCCGCTTGTTCGAAAACCCGAAACGACAGAGAGAGGAGAAATCCTCTTCGTTAAAATCCCTTCCGTTGTGCTCAAAAACGAAATCGTCGTTTTGGAAAGACACACGCACTGCTTTGGCACCGGCGTCGTCGGCGTTCTGGAGAAGCTCGGAAAGCACATGGCGGGGACTCTGCACTTGGCCGAACAACTGCCTCCATGGCCCGGCCAACTCAGGATCATTTTCCAGTTGCTCCCAGCGGCGACAGGCACGTTCGCGCACCTTGGTGAAATAGGGCGGAAGTTTCCTTGCGCTCATGATGGTGGGCTCCCTCGAGCAAGAAGCTCACTGACACTGTAATTCACGCTGGTCACGCCGAAATCTGGCTCGCACCCAAAAGGCCGGCGTATGTAATGGACCCGATACTCGTTATCTTCCAAGAACTCAACGATAGCGAGAATGTAGTTTTCCGGTCTGTTAAGCGAGGTTAGAATTTCGTTACGGGTTACTGTAATCGAATTCGCTCCGGCCACCCTCCCTTTTACCTCGATAAACCGCAGACGCCCGGTTCGTGGATCACGGCTTTCTATGTCGTAGCCGAGTTGCTCTCGCTCGCGATCCACGGGCTCGTAACCCAGCCGTCGCTCTATCTCCATCACAATGGCCCGGGCACGAGCGGCTGAAGCTTGGGTATCCACGGGGCTCGTGCTGACAGGTAAGGTCTTGCTCTGCATCTTTGCCAGAAGGCCTGCAGGCACTACAACGAACCCCCCAACCACAACTGGTGGGAGGGGAGAAATCTGGGCTTCAAGTTCCAGTTGCGCCATGCGCTTTTTGAGTCGGGCAGCAAGGTCGTCAGCTCGACGCCGGGCCTCTTCGGAGTTGAGCCGGGCCGCAGGCTTTCCTGCCAGCTCCTGAAGGCGGAGCTCCTGCGCCCGGTGGTCCCAGTAGGCAATTTCCTTGGTGAGACGGTCTTTCACAGCCGCTCGGGTTTTTTCCACCCACTCTAGACGACGCCGGCGAACCTCTTCAAGATGCTCTGGCACCACCTCAGTCACGGCGTACTCCTGCGCCCGATTTTCCAGATCGTTCGTGATCCAGCTGCACTCAGGCCGAGACAGGATATCCAAGGCAGAAGGCTCGTCCTCCCGCAGGGGGCGATAATCCAGATAAGGAGCGAATCCGGCGTGACGCGCCTGACCTTCAGCATCCAACTCCACGTAAAGCAGGCGGCGGGAGACCACCCGGGGTTCTCCAGAGCGAGTTTTGCTCGCATCTTGCAAAGACTGTTCAAGGTAGAAAACGATGCGCGGTTTGTCGCTCATATCTCGCTCGTCTACAAGGACCGCTCCGCGCCTCAAGAGTTCGCGGTGACGCTCTAAAGTTAGATCAATGACCGCGTCCAGCAACGGGTGACCTGGGCACACAAATGCAGCAAGCGGCTGACCCGGCAGAGCAATTAGGTCTTTTTCGAAAGTTATACGCTCGTAACGAGAAAGAACCGGCTCGCGGGCGCCAATGAGCCGGTCCCTTTGACGAATGGCTGCCGGCACATGGGTCACTTCGTAACGACGGTGTTCCCGCTGGCGCAGGCTACCGCCCAAGCGCCGGAAGGCCTCGAGGAAAAACGACTCAATATAGTGCGGCTGCAGTCGCCGTGCCGCAGCACGCTCCATGTCCTCACGAATTCGGCGGAGTCGGTCAGAGTCAATAATTTCTTGCACCAAGGCGCGCTCTTCAACGAGATCTTGCAAACGCGCCGGGTCAAAAGCTTGGTCAATGGCGCGAGTAAGCCGTGTTCTCACCTCGGGTCGCTCACCGCTGCGTATGGCCTCAATAAGAAGATCGCGAAGGGGCTTGCCTTCAAACTGAAGTTTCCCCAGGACATCAAAGACTTTACCCCCGAGAGCCTTGCGAGCTTCCTCGAGTTTTCGCAGTAACGTGTGGTAGACGTCGCCTTCACGGGTCTCAATGGCTACGAGGTTCCACAAATGGCAGGGCTCTGTCTGGCCGATTCGGTGGATCCGACCGAAACGCTGTTCCAGGCGATTTGGGTTCCAGGGAAGATCGTAATTCACCATAAGATGAGCCCGCTGAAGGTTGATTCCCTCGCCTGCGGCATCGGTAGCTACAAGGACCCGCACCTCGGGATCATGTAAAAAAGCCTCTTGGGCCTTCATGCGTTCTTCCCGCCCCATGCCACCATGAATCGCTACCACCGCGCGATGCCGCCCCAGCAGTGTGGAGATGCGTTCGACCAGGTAATTGAGGGTGTCCCGATGTTCAGTGAAAATCACGAGTTTTTGGCCTGCCGAGGCAAGCTGCCTCACAGGATTGGCATCCTGAGTTGAAGAACCCCCTTCCACCTGCTGGCCAGCTTTTGGGGTAAAAAGCTCCTGCAGGAGATTGGCCAACTCTTGCCATTTCCGATCCTCGCCACTGCTGCGAACCCTTTGAGCCAGACGTTCCAAGCGCTTGAGAATTTCAATCTCCGCTCGAAGCTCTTCAATTGTTCGAGCAGCCGTTGCCTGATCTACGACCTCTTCCTCTTTAGCACTCACCTCGGCGTCTGGCGCATCTTCAAGATCCTCCAGTTCGTCCGGTTCCAAGGTGAGTGCGAAAGCGCCAGATATAGTTACGGCGCCCCCGCGGTGCAGCAGCTCCACTTCCCGCAATCGGCTCTCCAAGCGCTCGCGCCGGCGCTTGAGAGACTGGTAAATAGCCTCCGGCGAGGACGCCAACCGGCGCTGCAGGATGGTGAGGGCAAATCCAACGGTTCCAGCACGCTTTTCGTCTTCTAAGGCGTCCGCACGGTTGAACTCTTCGCGGACATAGTTGGTAACTTCCTTGTAAAGGTGAGCCTCCTGGTCCGAGAGTTTATAAGGAACTGTGTGGGCAAAGCGTTCTGGAAGAAGCGGCGTTCCGTCGAATTTTACCAGCTTTTCCTTGACCACCCGCCGCATGATGTCGGAAATATCCACCTGGTGGACACCGTTTCGGAAACGACCTTCAAAGCGGTCCCCGTCCAAAAGAGCTAAGAACAGCTGAAAATCTTCTTCCTTGCCGTTGTGCGGCGTGGCGGTCAGTAGCAAAAAGTGCCTGGTTGCGCTAGAAAGAAGCTGGCCCAACTTGTAACGCTTTGTGTATTTTACCTCCCCGCCAAAAAAAGTAGCGGACATTTTGTGCGCTTCGTCTACCACCACCAAATCCCACCGGCACTCCGGCGCACTCAATCTGGCCTGCACCTTTTCATCTCTGGCGCACTTGTCAAGTCGAGCAATAACCAGGTCGTTCTCGAGAAACCAGTTGCCGGTGCGCGCAGCTTCGAGTTTGTCGTTGGTGACAATTTCGAACGGCAGCTGGAAGCGGCGGTATAACTCGTCCTGCCATTGTTCAACTAGGCTTCCAGGGCAGACCACCAGACATCGCTGAACGTCGCCTCGAACGAGAAGCTCCTTTATCAACAAGCCTGCCATTATGGTCTTTCCCGCACCAGGGTCATCGGCGAGGAGAAAGCGCAAGGGTTGGCGCGGTAGCATTGATTCATATACGGCCGTAATCTGGTGCGGAAGGGGCTCCAATAACGAAGTGTGAACAGCTAACAAAGGGTCAAATAAGTATGCCAAGCGAATGCGATGGGCCTCCATCAGAAGCCTAAAAAGCGCGCCGTCACCGTCAAACTGCCACGGGCGGCCCTGCTCTACCAATTCAAGCCGATGTTCCTCATCGCGGTACAGAAGAACATTCCCAACGCGCCCATCCGGATCCTTGTAGGTCAGTTCTACGACATCGCTCCCAAACCATTTCACATGGACCACGGTGACAAGCCTGTCCGGTAAGACTCCCCGCAACACAGCGTTTGACCGTAAATCCTCGAGTTTAAGCATAGAGGAACCTTTTTTCCGTGCCTTTATAATGTGCCGACATGGCGACTCTCACCGTTCTTTGCATCGCCCTTAAACCGCCCCAGATAGCCGCAAAGAAATACACCGCTCTTCAAACGAACCAGCTGTCCCCACCCCAGACAGACGCTCCACCTTTTCACAGTTATGTTAACGGAACCTGTGGTAAAGGCA contains:
- a CDS encoding helicase-related protein, coding for MLKLEDLRSNAVLRGVLPDRLVTVVHVKWFGSDVVELTYKDPDGRVGNVLLYRDEEHRLELVEQGRPWQFDGDGALFRLLMEAHRIRLAYLFDPLLAVHTSLLEPLPHQITAVYESMLPRQPLRFLLADDPGAGKTIMAGLLIKELLVRGDVQRCLVVCPGSLVEQWQDELYRRFQLPFEIVTNDKLEAARTGNWFLENDLVIARLDKCARDEKVQARLSAPECRWDLVVVDEAHKMSATFFGGEVKYTKRYKLGQLLSSATRHFLLLTATPHNGKEEDFQLFLALLDGDRFEGRFRNGVHQVDISDIMRRVVKEKLVKFDGTPLLPERFAHTVPYKLSDQEAHLYKEVTNYVREEFNRADALEDEKRAGTVGFALTILQRRLASSPEAIYQSLKRRRERLESRLREVELLHRGGAVTISGAFALTLEPDELEDLEDAPDAEVSAKEEEVVDQATAARTIEELRAEIEILKRLERLAQRVRSSGEDRKWQELANLLQELFTPKAGQQVEGGSSTQDANPVRQLASAGQKLVIFTEHRDTLNYLVERISTLLGRHRAVVAIHGGMGREERMKAQEAFLHDPEVRVLVATDAAGEGINLQRAHLMVNYDLPWNPNRLEQRFGRIHRIGQTEPCHLWNLVAIETREGDVYHTLLRKLEEARKALGGKVFDVLGKLQFEGKPLRDLLIEAIRSGERPEVRTRLTRAIDQAFDPARLQDLVEERALVQEIIDSDRLRRIREDMERAAARRLQPHYIESFFLEAFRRLGGSLRQREHRRYEVTHVPAAIRQRDRLIGAREPVLSRYERITFEKDLIALPGQPLAAFVCPGHPLLDAVIDLTLERHRELLRRGAVLVDERDMSDKPRIVFYLEQSLQDASKTRSGEPRVVSRRLLYVELDAEGQARHAGFAPYLDYRPLREDEPSALDILSRPECSWITNDLENRAQEYAVTEVVPEHLEEVRRRRLEWVEKTRAAVKDRLTKEIAYWDHRAQELRLQELAGKPAARLNSEEARRRADDLAARLKKRMAQLELEAQISPLPPVVVGGFVVVPAGLLAKMQSKTLPVSTSPVDTQASAARARAIVMEIERRLGYEPVDREREQLGYDIESRDPRTGRLRFIEVKGRVAGANSITVTRNEILTSLNRPENYILAIVEFLEDNEYRVHYIRRPFGCEPDFGVTSVNYSVSELLARGSPPS